In Glycine max cultivar Williams 82 chromosome 7, Glycine_max_v4.0, whole genome shotgun sequence, a single window of DNA contains:
- the LOC100305848 gene encoding proline-rich antigen homolog — MSSTHPKNPATTTTSTTLIVLSIILLCFPTTAKTDNPPCPYPCYPPPIGTVTPTTPSGGSTVPPAPPQPGLLYPPPSGNYPYYPTPPYGGGGGVGSNDGSGSGSGGFGSPPPPDPILPYFPFYYRKPPHKPEDNSASTTTMYKWTGMVGITSLLSSSLLLLFV; from the coding sequence ATGTCCTCCACACACCCAAAAAACCCAGCAACGACAACAACATCCACTACTCTCATCGTGCTCTCAATTATACTCCTTTGTTTTCCGACAACCGCAAAAACCGACAACCCTCCATGCCCTTATCCGTGTTACCCACCACCCATTGGAACGGTTACTCCCACCACTCCTTCAGGTGGTTCCACTGTTCCACCAGCACCACCTCAACCCGGATTACTATATCCACCACCTTCTGGGAATTACCCTTATTACCCCACACCACCTTACGGCGGCGGCGGTGGTGTTGGCAGCAACGACGGTAGCGGTAGCGGTAGTGGTGGTTTTGGCAGCCCACCACCACCGGACCCTATTCTACCCTACTTTCCATTCTACTACAGAAAGCCTCCTCACAAGCCAGAAGACAATTCAGCATCAACAACCACTATGTACAAATGGACAGGGATGGTTGGTATTACTAGTCTATTATCTTCATCTTTGCTTCTTCTCTTTGTATAA
- the LOC100783022 gene encoding pectinesterase inhibitor 10, whose protein sequence is MLIKGNQIKAPILVLNFFLVLICSTSSSVNGVESRKLDETPVPATNGTEEKCGSCGGTTYPSPPPPVLPPPSPPPPSPKKQPPSQYCPPPPPSSFIYITGPPGNLYPVDENFSGAISHRHRRSFATMLLPLLVGLFSTLAFW, encoded by the coding sequence ATGTTGATCAAAGGGAATCAAATTAAGGCACCAATATTGGTCCTCAATTTCTTCCTTGTCCTAATTTGTTCCACATCTTCTTCAGTCAACGGCGTTGAATCAAGGAAACTTGATGAGACTCCAGTGCCTGCCACAAACGGCACTGAAGAAAAGTGTGGATCATGTGGTGGTACCACTTATCCATCGCCACCGCCACCAGTActaccaccaccatcaccaccaccgCCATCGCCAAAGAAACAACCACCCTCTCAGTATTGtccgccaccaccaccatcgTCGTTCATATACATCACCGGGCCTCCGGGGAACTTGTATCCCGTCGACGAGAATTTCAGCGGAGCCATCAGCCACCGCCACCGCCGGAGCTTTGCCACCATGTTGTTGCCACTTTTGGTTGGCTTGTTTAGCACGCTTGCGTTTTGGTGA
- the LOC100815986 gene encoding uncharacterized protein, with protein sequence MYDAGLYDPQEEEDEGFSDFVEEMLFHMAQVRREGKHYGLEELQGMLMEMAKGFECPSMYCGVNSVIDESPCLKRTRFDTNMMENKGSHFQVPDLNLYCS encoded by the exons ATGTATGATGCGGGCTTGTATGATCCTCAAGAGGAAGAGGATGAG GGCTTTTCTGATTTTGTGGAAGAAATGTTGTTCCATATGGCTCAAGTGAGGCGAGAG GGAAAGCATTACGGTTTGGAAGAGTTGCAGGGCATGTTAATGGAAATGGCTAAAGGATTCGAGTGTCCTTCAATGTACTGTGGGGTGAACTCTGTGATTGATGAGTCTCCGTGCTTAAAGAGGACACGTTTTGACACAAACATGATGGAGAATAAAGGGTCACATTTTCAAGTACCTGATCTTAACCTCTATTGCAGTTAA